The nucleotide window GCAAGTAGGTGTGGGTCTCGTGGGCCGGGTCCTCGCCGCGTCGCCGGCCGGACGTGGACCCACAACCCTCACGGCGGCCACGGACGGACGGAGAGATATGCCCGCGGAACTGGCGGAGAAGACGGACCGGTACGGGGAGATGCTCGCAGACGCGCTGGCGGCCGCAGAGATCGCGGTGCCGGCGGACACGCCCGCCCACGACGCCGCCCGGGAGGTGCGGGAGATGGCCGTCGCGTACCTGGACGACGGGGAACACTTCCGGGCGGCGGACGACCCGGTGAACGCGCTGGCGTCGTTCTCGTACGGCTACGGCTGGCTGGACTGTGGCGTTCGGCTGGGACTGTTCGACGTGCCGGAGGAGACGGAGCTGTTCACGGTCTGAGCGGCACGCGACTCGGGGCCGACGAGTGTCGTGGCCGTCACCGCCGACCGCGGACGTGGTCGCTCGTGTCCACCTCGATGTCCAGCTTCTCCGTGCCGCGGATCCACGAGAGGTAGCCCGACAGCCGGTCGGCGTCGCGGAGCGCGTCGATCGTGTCGAAGTCCGCTCGGAGTTCCTCGTTGGTGAACGTGGCGTGGATCTGGTCGTGACAGGGGCGACACAGTGTCACGGTGGGACTCGTCTCCCGTTCCTCCGGCCGGAGGTGGTGTTCCTGGATCGCCTGGGAGTCGCGCCGGACGGCGTTCGGGAACACGCGCCGACAGAGCGCACAGGTGACCGACATCGACGGGACAGAGGGGTCGCAGACGGTTGAACGGTACGGCGGGCTACAGGTCCAACGAGAGGAGGGCGTTGGCGGCGAGGACGACCAGACACGCGAGCAACACGACGACGACGCTGCCGAAGGCGACGACCCAGCCGGCCCGCTCCGCGAGCGTGCCGACGACGACGCTCCCGGGGGCCGCGGCGAACATGTAGACGGTGCGGACGAGCCCGAAGCCGTAGCCGCGTTCCTCCGCCGACAGCTGGTCCATGAACCGAGCCTGGACGGGGCCGGGCCAGGAGATACCCACTCCGAGAACCCCGGCGCCGACGAACAACGCCGGACGGCCGGGGGCCAACAGGAGGACGGACAGCCCGGCCGCGGTCAGGGTGACGCTGGCGGCGATGGCGAAGTCACGCGAGATCCGGTCGGACAGCCGGCCGGCGACGGGCTGTGCCAGCGAGGAGAGCCCGAACACGCCGCCGAACACGAGACCGGCGGCGGTGGGGTCGATCCCGGTGCGGTGTTGGACGAGAAACGTCGGGAACAACGAGGAGAACGCCTGGAACGTGAAGCTGACCGCGATCGCGACGACAGTCGTGTAGGCGACGCTCGGTCGGG belongs to Halobaculum sp. MBLA0143 and includes:
- a CDS encoding DUF357 domain-containing protein, which gives rise to MPAELAEKTDRYGEMLADALAAAEIAVPADTPAHDAAREVREMAVAYLDDGEHFRAADDPVNALASFSYGYGWLDCGVRLGLFDVPEETELFTV